From a single Hippoglossus stenolepis isolate QCI-W04-F060 chromosome 2, HSTE1.2, whole genome shotgun sequence genomic region:
- the ap1m2 gene encoding AP-1 complex subunit mu-2: protein MSASAIFILDLKGKVLICRNYKGDVDMAEVDHFMPLLMQNEEDGLICPVLSHGNVHFMWIKHSNLYLVATTNKNSNASLVYSFLYKLVEVFTEYFKELEEESIQDNFVVVYELLDELMDFGFPQTTDSKILQEYITQEGNKLEVAKTKVPTTVTNAVSWRSEGIKYKKNEVFIDVIESINVLVNANGSVMSSDIVGSIKLKTMLSGMPELRLGLNDRVLFALTGRDKGKTVVMEDVKFHQCVRLSRFDSDRTISFIPPDGESELMSYRINTHVKPLIWIESVIEKFSHSRVEIMVKAKGQFKKQSVANNVEVRVPVPSDADSPKFKTSTGNAKYVPEKNMVVWTIKSFPGGKEFLMRAHFGLPSVENEELEGKPPITVKFEIPYFTVSGIQVRYMKIIEKSGYQALPWVRYITQSGDYQLRTNI from the exons ATGTCCGCCTCAGCTATATTCATCCTGGATCTGAAGGGGAAG GTGCTGATATGTCGAAACTACAAAGGCGATGTGGACATGGCGGAGGTCGACCACTTCATGCCTCTACTCATGCAAAATGAAGAGGATGGGCTCATCTGTCCTGTGTTGTCACACGGCAACGTTCACTTCATGTGGATCAAACACAGCAACCTTTACC TGGTGGCCACTACAAACAAGAACTCCAACGCCTCCCTGGTGTATTCATTTCTCTACAAACTAGTCGAG GTGTTCACAGAGTATTtcaaagagctggaggaggagagcattCAGGACAACTTTGTGGTCGTCTACGAGCTGCTGGATGAGCTGATGGATTTTGGATTCCCCCAGACCACTGACAGCAAGATCCTCCAGGA ATACATTACACAGGAAGGCAACAAGCTCGAGGTGGCAAAGACCAAGGTGCCGACCACCGTCACCAACGCCGTCTCCTGGAGGTCAGAGGGCATCAAATACAAGAAGAACGAGGTGTTTATCGACGTCATTGAATCCATCAACGTGCTG GTGAATGCTAACGGCAGTGTGATGAGCAGTGACATTGTGGGCAGCATCAAGCTGAAAACCATGTTGTCTGGGATGCCTGAGCTGCGCCTCGGCCTCAACGACCGGGTGCTCTTCGCCCTCACAGGAC GTGACAAGGGGAAGACGGTGGTGATGGAAGATGTTAAATTCCACCAGTGTGTCCGTCTCTCACGGTTTGACAGTGATCGCACAatctccttcatccctccagACGGGGAGTCTGAGCTCATGTCCTACCGCATCAATACGCAT GTGAAGCCTCTGATATGGATCGAGTCAGTCATAGAGAAGTTCTCTCACAGTAGAGTGGAAATCATGGTGAAG gcAAAgggacaatttaaaaaacagtccGTGGCAAATAATGTGGAGGTGAGGGTCCCTGTTCCCAGTGATGCCGACTCGCCCAAGTTCAAAACCAGCACAGGCAACGCCAAGTATGTGCCCGAGAAGAACATGGTGGTGTGGACCATCAAGTCTTTCCCT GGAGGTAAAGAGTTTCTAATGAGAGCTCATTTCGGTTTGCCCAGTGTGGAAAATGAGGAGCTTGAGGGCAAACCTCCGATTACTGTCAAATTTGAAATCCCATACTTCACAGTCTCGGGAATACAG GTGCGATACATGAAGATCATAGAAAAAAGTGGTTACCAGGCTTTGCCCTGGGTGCGCTACATCACACAGAGTGGAG attaCCAGCTGAGGACCAACATATGA